A region from the Algoriphagus machipongonensis genome encodes:
- a CDS encoding type IX secretion system plug protein: MKRLTGLLTLISLLLGTNVFGQVIEDKVYKDHIQSVRLFPMGETTGSQLDAPVVSINGGRPLVLFFDDLAYDPELYTAKLIHCDADWQQSALKNNDFLIAYNEFNVQDYDYSVNTRIPYIHYEFKVPRVTKSGNYVVKVYRRRDESEVILTKRFMVYEDLLTVGAAVVPPTQTAGRRGLQQVNTIVNYSKVDVTSPETQIKIVVRQNQRWDNAKFLSKPTFMNQSTKVLRYEDFDGDNTFDAGNEFRFIDLRFMRARGQNIASMRVEEDAVFGETLPMNPRPTEAYSQYLDLNGQYIVDNNDRPGGDPEVESQYVYMTFQADIPQSNDPLYLIGALTNWGKTPEAKMEWSDKFNVYQTSMLLKQGWYDFQLGYLEGDTFVTNTLEGSYFETENIYEVMVYYRALGSRYDQLVGYVVLQPNKRRL, encoded by the coding sequence ATGAAAAGATTAACAGGACTTCTAACTTTGATAAGTTTATTGCTTGGTACCAATGTTTTTGGCCAAGTAATAGAAGATAAGGTTTATAAAGATCATATTCAGTCTGTCAGGCTGTTTCCTATGGGGGAAACCACCGGAAGTCAGCTGGATGCTCCCGTTGTGTCCATCAATGGAGGAAGGCCTTTGGTATTGTTTTTTGATGATCTAGCATATGATCCTGAGTTGTATACGGCCAAGTTGATCCATTGCGATGCTGATTGGCAGCAATCGGCATTGAAAAACAATGACTTTTTAATTGCCTATAATGAATTTAATGTTCAGGATTATGATTATTCGGTCAACACAAGAATCCCCTATATCCATTATGAGTTTAAGGTTCCAAGAGTCACCAAGTCAGGGAATTATGTAGTCAAGGTTTATAGAAGGAGGGATGAAAGTGAAGTTATTTTAACCAAGCGATTCATGGTTTACGAGGATCTTTTGACTGTTGGAGCCGCTGTAGTACCTCCAACTCAAACGGCAGGAAGGAGAGGTTTGCAGCAGGTGAATACTATCGTTAATTACTCCAAGGTAGATGTTACAAGCCCTGAGACCCAGATTAAAATAGTGGTTCGTCAAAATCAGCGGTGGGATAATGCTAAGTTTTTATCCAAGCCTACTTTCATGAATCAGAGCACCAAAGTGCTCCGATATGAAGATTTTGATGGGGATAATACATTTGATGCCGGAAATGAATTCCGATTTATTGATCTGAGATTTATGAGAGCACGTGGTCAAAATATTGCTTCGATGCGAGTAGAAGAAGATGCTGTTTTTGGAGAAACTTTACCTATGAATCCTAGGCCAACCGAGGCTTATTCTCAGTATTTAGACCTTAATGGACAATATATAGTAGATAATAATGATAGGCCAGGAGGGGACCCAGAAGTGGAAAGTCAATATGTTTATATGACGTTTCAGGCAGATATTCCACAAAGCAATGATCCTCTGTACCTGATAGGGGCCCTAACAAATTGGGGTAAAACTCCTGAAGCCAAAATGGAGTGGAGCGATAAATTTAACGTTTACCAAACTTCGATGTTATTGAAACAAGGGTGGTATGATTTCCAACTAGGATACCTAGAGGGAGATACATTTGTGACCAATACCTTGGAAGGAAGTTATTTTGAAACTGAAAACATCTATGAGGTGATGGTTTATTATCGAGCCTTAGGTTCTCGATATGATCAGTTAGTAGGGTATGTAGTACTGCAGCCAAACAAAAGAAGGCTTTAA
- a CDS encoding ABC1 kinase family protein, whose protein sequence is MRDNLTEQTSIPVSKVQRAAKFISTGAKVGGNYVKHYAKKVVQHDLNKDELHKSNATDIYKSLSELKGSALKVAQMMSMDKNLLPRAYQDKFAMAQYSAPPLSYPLVVKTFQKYFGKSPEQMYDSFTRSAVNAASIGQVHKASKNGQDLAVKIQYPGIADSVSSDLKLVRPFALRLLNMNERELDHYMAEVEEKLLEETDYILEVERSKEISAACSEIPNLKFPNYYEEQSAERIITMDWMDGKHLKEWLETNPSQKSRNQIGQALWDFYHHQVHNLGQVHADPHPGNFIVQDKDQLGVIDFGCVKVIPEDFYQGYFSLIKRDLLINAEELDQIFFDLEFISDKDTPEEQKYFKSVFKEMISLLGKPFHSESFDFSDDSFFEQIFLLGDRVSNDAMFKKSRQARGSRHGLYINRTYFGLYNLLNQLQAEIITTKPDWLK, encoded by the coding sequence ATGAGAGATAACCTAACCGAGCAGACTTCGATTCCTGTATCTAAAGTGCAGCGAGCTGCAAAATTTATTTCCACTGGTGCAAAAGTTGGTGGAAATTATGTGAAGCATTATGCCAAAAAGGTCGTTCAGCATGATCTCAACAAAGATGAACTACATAAAAGCAATGCCACAGACATCTATAAGTCTTTAAGTGAGTTGAAAGGCTCTGCATTAAAGGTGGCTCAAATGATGTCAATGGATAAAAACTTATTGCCTAGAGCCTATCAGGACAAGTTTGCCATGGCTCAATATTCTGCGCCACCGCTTTCTTATCCGTTAGTGGTGAAGACTTTTCAAAAGTACTTTGGAAAATCACCAGAGCAGATGTACGACTCTTTCACCAGGTCTGCGGTTAATGCTGCATCCATAGGGCAGGTTCATAAAGCCTCAAAAAATGGTCAGGATCTGGCGGTTAAAATTCAATATCCAGGAATTGCAGATTCAGTAAGTTCGGATTTGAAGTTAGTTCGACCATTTGCCCTTCGGCTGTTGAATATGAATGAGCGAGAGCTGGACCATTATATGGCGGAGGTTGAGGAAAAACTGCTAGAAGAAACGGATTACATACTCGAAGTGGAGAGGTCGAAAGAAATTTCAGCAGCTTGCTCAGAGATTCCCAATTTGAAGTTCCCGAATTATTACGAAGAGCAAAGTGCAGAGAGAATTATTACCATGGATTGGATGGATGGAAAACATCTAAAAGAATGGTTAGAAACCAATCCCTCTCAAAAGTCCAGAAATCAAATAGGACAGGCGCTTTGGGATTTTTATCATCATCAGGTGCATAACCTTGGTCAGGTGCATGCAGACCCGCATCCAGGTAATTTTATTGTTCAGGATAAGGATCAACTTGGGGTGATTGATTTTGGGTGTGTAAAAGTAATTCCCGAGGATTTTTACCAAGGTTATTTCTCCTTGATCAAGAGAGATTTATTGATCAATGCAGAGGAGCTGGATCAAATATTCTTCGACTTGGAGTTTATATCGGATAAAGACACCCCTGAGGAGCAAAAGTATTTCAAATCTGTTTTTAAAGAGATGATATCCTTACTTGGGAAACCTTTCCATTCCGAAAGTTTTGATTTTTCAGATGATAGCTTTTTTGAACAGATCTTCTTGCTAGGCGACCGGGTTTCTAATGATGCCATGTTTAAGAAGTCTAGGCAGGCGAGAGGCTCACGTCACGGTCTTTATATCAACAGGACTTATTTTGGGCTATACAACCTCTTAAATCAACTGCAGGCGGAAATAATCACCACAAAACCAGATTGGTTAAAATAA
- the ychF gene encoding redox-regulated ATPase YchF, protein MALQCGIVGLPNVGKSTLFNALSSAKAEAANFPFCTIEPNVGVVTVPDKRLQILEGLVSPQRVLPTVIEFVDIAGLVKGASKGEGLGNKFLANIREVDAVIHVIRCFDDENIVHVAGSVDPVFDKDVIDTELQLKDLESIDKKIQKTEKVAKSGDAKARKELETLNLFKEALTSGKNARSVDVEKEDLEAVSDLHLLTIKPVLYVANVDEESILKGNKYVDQLKEKVQEENAEVILLCAAIESQIAEFEDFEEKELFLGEYGLEESGLNKLISAAYSLLDLITYFTAGVQEVRAWTIKKGWKAPQAAGVIHTDFERGFIKAEVIKLADYQNFKTEAGCRENGKISIEGKEYVVKDGDIMHFRFNV, encoded by the coding sequence ATGGCCTTACAGTGTGGCATCGTAGGACTTCCTAATGTTGGGAAATCCACTTTATTCAATGCGCTTTCCAGTGCTAAAGCAGAAGCTGCTAATTTCCCTTTTTGTACTATTGAACCAAATGTGGGCGTAGTAACTGTCCCAGATAAGAGATTACAGATCTTAGAAGGATTGGTTAGCCCGCAAAGGGTATTACCAACAGTGATTGAGTTTGTAGACATCGCTGGACTCGTAAAAGGAGCAAGCAAGGGTGAAGGCTTAGGAAATAAGTTTTTGGCAAATATCCGTGAAGTGGATGCAGTGATCCATGTGATCAGATGCTTTGATGATGAAAACATCGTCCATGTTGCGGGTAGTGTTGACCCTGTTTTTGATAAGGACGTAATTGATACAGAACTTCAGTTAAAGGACTTAGAGTCAATTGATAAAAAGATCCAAAAAACAGAAAAGGTTGCTAAATCAGGTGATGCTAAGGCCCGAAAAGAGCTTGAAACTTTAAATTTATTTAAGGAAGCTTTGACTTCAGGAAAAAACGCAAGATCTGTTGATGTGGAAAAAGAAGACCTGGAAGCAGTTTCTGATCTTCACCTTTTGACCATCAAACCTGTACTGTATGTCGCAAATGTAGATGAGGAAAGCATCTTAAAGGGAAATAAATACGTAGATCAATTAAAAGAGAAGGTTCAGGAAGAAAATGCTGAAGTCATTCTTCTATGTGCTGCGATCGAATCACAAATCGCTGAATTCGAAGATTTTGAAGAAAAAGAACTGTTTTTGGGTGAATATGGTTTAGAAGAGAGTGGGCTTAACAAACTAATCAGTGCAGCTTACTCGTTATTAGATTTAATTACCTATTTCACTGCAGGAGTACAAGAGGTTAGAGCTTGGACGATTAAAAAGGGCTGGAAAGCTCCCCAAGCAGCCGGAGTAATCCATACAGATTTTGAAAGAGGATTTATAAAAGCAGAAGTAATAAAACTAGCAGATTATCAAAATTTCAAAACAGAAGCTGGGTGCCGTGAGAATGGAAAAATTTCCATAGAGGGCAAAGAATATGTGGTCAAAGATGGCGATATCATGCATTTTAGATTCAATGTTTAA
- the hslV gene encoding ATP-dependent protease subunit HslV, producing the protein MERIKSTTVVAIRHNGEVVIGADGQATLGNTVAKSTVKKLRVLQGGKIVTGFAGSTADAFTLLEKFEEKLGAFGNNMKRAAVELAKEWRTDRMLSKLEAMMIVADQDDILIISGTGDVIEPDMEIATIGSGSMYAQSAARAMKQFAPQMSAEEMVRESLNIAADVCIYTNHNLVIEKVV; encoded by the coding sequence ATGGAAAGAATTAAATCTACCACGGTTGTCGCAATTCGTCATAATGGAGAAGTAGTCATTGGAGCAGATGGACAAGCAACTTTAGGTAATACAGTAGCAAAAAGTACAGTTAAGAAACTTAGAGTTTTACAGGGTGGAAAAATTGTGACTGGCTTTGCTGGTTCCACGGCTGATGCTTTTACACTTCTAGAGAAGTTTGAAGAAAAACTGGGTGCCTTTGGGAATAATATGAAAAGAGCAGCTGTTGAATTGGCCAAGGAGTGGAGAACCGACAGGATGCTTAGCAAACTGGAGGCAATGATGATTGTAGCTGACCAAGATGATATTTTGATTATCTCTGGGACTGGAGATGTGATAGAGCCTGATATGGAAATTGCAACCATTGGTTCTGGGAGTATGTATGCACAATCTGCTGCTCGTGCCATGAAACAATTTGCTCCTCAAATGTCCGCAGAAGAAATGGTAAGAGAGAGTTTGAACATCGCTGCTGATGTCTGTATTTATACAAATCACAACTTGGTGATTGAAAAGGTGGTGTAA
- the cas6 gene encoding CRISPR-associated endoribonuclease Cas6, whose product MRVRLIFSLKNKGSYLPFHHQYILAQFLKGLIVKGGREEFYNYNFFNFSGLKGQTKVSRSGLHYYSSLVTLVLSSQSEDFMDYLLEQVFATPKVELGNLILVPEYTEIEIEPVLETSNKFVCISPLVLITPAFNEEAGKRFISPDSDEFSDLLYESTLTRMEKSGWYTPEQMESFFKFQVVPDMVYVNKLKEQQKKFARIYAVYDMDVKYEVRGYTLPFTLYAAPEVQDFVFKCGLGAFTHKGFGMLDLATHPPGSRTKTYKFKREGFVPYKPNERVRQNVAPPAEGEEKESDSGSEEKSES is encoded by the coding sequence GTGAGAGTTAGACTTATATTTTCCCTAAAAAACAAAGGCTCATATTTGCCTTTTCATCACCAGTACATCCTTGCGCAATTCTTAAAAGGGTTGATCGTCAAAGGTGGTCGTGAAGAATTTTACAATTATAACTTCTTCAACTTTTCTGGCCTTAAAGGGCAGACAAAAGTAAGTCGAAGTGGATTGCATTATTACTCCAGCTTGGTGACCCTTGTATTATCTTCACAAAGCGAAGATTTCATGGACTATTTATTGGAACAAGTTTTTGCTACCCCTAAAGTGGAACTTGGAAACCTTATTTTAGTCCCTGAGTATACGGAGATTGAAATAGAACCGGTATTGGAAACTTCCAATAAATTCGTTTGTATTTCTCCCCTAGTATTGATCACTCCAGCATTCAATGAGGAAGCAGGTAAAAGATTCATCAGTCCAGATAGCGATGAGTTTTCTGATTTGCTTTATGAATCTACCTTAACTCGTATGGAGAAATCAGGCTGGTATACTCCAGAGCAAATGGAATCCTTCTTTAAATTTCAGGTTGTTCCTGACATGGTTTATGTCAACAAACTGAAAGAACAACAGAAGAAATTCGCAAGAATCTATGCCGTTTATGACATGGATGTCAAATATGAGGTAAGAGGTTACACCCTACCATTCACTTTGTATGCAGCTCCTGAGGTTCAGGACTTTGTTTTCAAATGTGGATTGGGAGCGTTTACCCATAAAGGTTTTGGAATGTTGGATTTGGCAACACATCCTCCAGGATCCAGAACAAAAACTTACAAATTCAAAAGAGAAGGATTTGTACCTTATAAGCCTAATGAGCGAGTTAGACAGAATGTCGCTCCTCCAGCAGAAGGCGAAGAGAAAGAAAGTGACAGTGGGTCTGAAGAAAAATCAGAATCATAA
- a CDS encoding ABC-F family ATP-binding cassette domain-containing protein, with amino-acid sequence MLSISNLSYYIGGRPLYENANLHIKPKDKIGLVGQNGTGKSTLLKIISGDFQPSSGEVQKAKDCTIGFLNQDLLSYQSDDSILDVALAAFKETLDLQEEINQVLIQMETDHSEEIMDRLAKLQDQFEANEGYTIKAKAEEVLEGIGFKTSDLQKPLRTFSGGWRMRVMLAKLLLEKPSLLMLDEPTNHLDLPSIQWVENYLKTYEGAVVVVSHDQTFLDNCISSTVEVANQTLTLYSGNYSFYKEEKKERMEIQQNAYENQQQMIKQTEKFIERFRAKATKSNQVQSRIKALDRMEKVHEVVDDQVSVNFKFKFSKQSGRDVVVLDHVSKAYGENVILKNTTARIERGDKIALIGANGKGKSTLLRIIDGSEKINGEREEGYNVIKSFFAQHQLEALTLENEVLQEMSQEGSAKTETELRNVLGCFLFTNDDVFKKIKVLSGGEKSRVALAKTLISEANFLLLDEPTNHLDFQSVNILIQALQQYEGTFVTVSHDRHFIKGVANKIWFIEDHEIKEYPGTYEEYAFWKSQQVEKKEPTAEKAPKKSKPAPQKSQVELNQAKKELKKLEESLSKVEASIEKLEQSKSQLETKMADPSLYSDDEEAKKAQLKHQELHKQLNEMNDKWEALVDQISMIQETIA; translated from the coding sequence ATGTTATCGATCAGCAACCTTTCCTATTACATCGGCGGACGTCCGCTTTACGAAAATGCCAACCTCCATATCAAGCCTAAAGATAAAATAGGTTTGGTTGGTCAGAATGGTACAGGTAAATCTACACTTTTGAAAATTATTTCTGGAGATTTTCAACCCTCATCGGGAGAAGTTCAGAAAGCAAAAGATTGTACCATTGGATTTTTAAATCAAGACTTGCTGTCTTACCAATCTGATGATAGTATTCTCGATGTGGCTTTGGCAGCTTTTAAAGAAACCCTTGATCTGCAAGAAGAAATAAACCAAGTCCTTATCCAAATGGAAACGGATCATTCTGAGGAAATTATGGATCGACTTGCCAAACTTCAGGATCAGTTTGAAGCAAATGAAGGGTATACAATTAAGGCAAAAGCTGAGGAGGTTTTAGAAGGAATTGGTTTTAAAACCTCTGATCTGCAAAAGCCGCTAAGAACTTTTTCCGGAGGCTGGAGGATGCGAGTGATGCTCGCAAAACTCTTATTGGAAAAGCCTTCTCTACTAATGCTGGATGAGCCTACCAACCACTTGGATTTACCTTCCATCCAATGGGTAGAAAACTATCTTAAAACCTACGAAGGAGCGGTAGTGGTAGTTTCACACGATCAAACATTTTTAGATAATTGCATCAGCAGTACTGTGGAGGTAGCAAATCAGACTCTCACTCTTTATTCTGGTAACTATTCCTTTTATAAGGAAGAGAAGAAAGAACGTATGGAGATTCAGCAAAATGCCTACGAGAATCAGCAGCAAATGATTAAACAAACGGAAAAGTTTATTGAGCGATTCCGTGCCAAAGCTACCAAATCAAATCAGGTTCAGTCCAGAATTAAAGCATTGGATCGCATGGAGAAAGTGCACGAGGTAGTGGATGATCAAGTTTCTGTCAATTTTAAGTTTAAATTCTCAAAGCAATCAGGTAGAGATGTGGTGGTTTTAGACCATGTGTCAAAAGCTTATGGGGAAAATGTCATCTTGAAAAACACGACAGCAAGAATTGAGCGTGGTGATAAGATCGCACTGATTGGAGCAAATGGTAAGGGAAAGTCTACTTTATTGAGAATCATTGATGGCTCAGAAAAGATCAATGGCGAAAGGGAGGAAGGATACAATGTTATTAAATCCTTTTTTGCTCAGCATCAATTAGAAGCTTTAACCTTAGAAAATGAGGTTCTTCAGGAGATGAGTCAGGAAGGAAGTGCCAAAACAGAAACTGAACTCAGAAATGTCTTAGGATGCTTCTTATTCACAAATGATGATGTGTTTAAGAAGATAAAAGTATTATCAGGAGGAGAAAAGTCTAGAGTAGCCCTTGCGAAAACCTTGATTTCTGAAGCCAATTTTCTGCTTTTGGATGAACCTACAAACCATTTGGACTTCCAGTCGGTCAATATTTTGATTCAAGCATTACAGCAGTATGAAGGGACTTTTGTAACGGTATCACACGATAGACATTTCATCAAGGGAGTGGCCAATAAAATCTGGTTTATAGAAGATCATGAAATAAAGGAGTATCCAGGTACCTATGAAGAGTATGCTTTTTGGAAATCTCAACAAGTTGAGAAAAAGGAGCCTACAGCTGAAAAAGCTCCGAAAAAATCGAAGCCTGCCCCTCAAAAAAGTCAAGTTGAGCTAAATCAAGCTAAAAAAGAGCTTAAGAAATTAGAGGAAAGTCTTTCTAAAGTTGAAGCTAGTATAGAGAAGCTAGAGCAAAGTAAGAGTCAGCTTGAAACCAAAATGGCGGATCCGTCCCTATATTCTGATGATGAAGAAGCAAAAAAAGCCCAGCTCAAACATCAAGAACTTCATAAACAATTGAATGAAATGAATGATAAATGGGAGGCTTTGGTCGATCAAATTTCTATGATTCAGGAGACAATCGCCTAG
- a CDS encoding PQQ-dependent sugar dehydrogenase, with amino-acid sequence MLFAAVSLNANGQQGGEASLQAIKINDDSKKIDISQAKAEVQLDKLSLPPNFKIEVYAADVPNARSLALSEEGIVFVGSRQENKVYAIVDEDGDGKADSKYILGEEMNMPNGVAYRDGDLYVAEVNRILKYKDIKNNLSNPTFEVIYDGYPTESHHGWKFISFGPDGMLYVPVGAPCNICDPEEDIFASITRIDVDASSPSPEVYAHGVRNTVGFDWNPKTGNLWFTDNGRDMLGDDIPNCELNKVTASGQHFGYPFWHAGDVKDPEFGEAGGPKSDYVAPAALMGPHNAPLGMRFYEGSMFPNAYQNQIFVAKHGSWNRSKKAGYIVAVEKLDANSNVVSEETFIEGWLDDASQDVWGRPVDVQALPDGSLLVSDDMAGVIYRVTYTGM; translated from the coding sequence ATGCTTTTTGCAGCAGTATCTCTGAATGCAAATGGCCAGCAAGGAGGAGAAGCTTCTCTTCAAGCGATAAAAATTAACGACGATTCCAAAAAAATTGACATTTCTCAAGCGAAAGCTGAGGTTCAGTTGGACAAACTGTCTCTACCTCCCAACTTTAAGATTGAGGTCTATGCTGCAGATGTTCCCAATGCCAGATCATTAGCTTTGAGCGAGGAAGGAATTGTCTTCGTCGGTTCACGGCAGGAAAACAAAGTCTACGCAATCGTAGATGAAGATGGAGATGGCAAAGCAGATTCCAAATACATACTGGGTGAGGAAATGAATATGCCAAATGGCGTTGCCTATAGAGATGGTGATCTTTATGTTGCTGAGGTGAACAGAATTTTAAAGTATAAAGACATCAAAAACAATTTGAGTAATCCTACTTTTGAAGTGATTTATGATGGGTACCCAACAGAATCACATCATGGTTGGAAATTTATTTCTTTTGGACCTGATGGGATGCTTTATGTACCTGTAGGAGCCCCATGTAATATCTGTGATCCTGAAGAGGATATTTTCGCTTCTATCACTAGAATTGACGTCGATGCTTCTAGTCCAAGCCCAGAAGTGTATGCGCATGGCGTGAGAAATACCGTAGGATTCGACTGGAATCCAAAGACAGGAAACCTATGGTTTACTGACAATGGTAGAGATATGTTGGGTGATGATATTCCAAATTGTGAATTGAATAAAGTAACTGCTTCAGGACAGCACTTTGGCTATCCTTTTTGGCATGCCGGAGATGTAAAAGATCCAGAATTTGGAGAAGCAGGAGGACCGAAAAGTGATTATGTAGCGCCTGCTGCCTTAATGGGACCTCACAATGCACCGCTGGGTATGAGGTTTTATGAAGGAAGTATGTTTCCAAATGCCTACCAAAACCAAATCTTTGTTGCGAAACATGGATCTTGGAATAGAAGCAAAAAAGCAGGGTACATTGTAGCCGTAGAAAAGTTAGATGCAAACTCTAATGTAGTGAGCGAAGAAACCTTTATCGAAGGCTGGCTTGATGATGCCTCGCAAGATGTTTGGGGTCGACCTGTAGATGTTCAAGCTCTACCTGATGGCAGTTTGCTTGTTTCAGATGATATGGCAGGAGTTATTTACCGGGTTACTTATACCGGAATGTAA
- a CDS encoding pyruvate dehydrogenase complex dihydrolipoamide acetyltransferase — MAEIIRMPKMSDTMEEGVIAAWLKKVGDTVKPGDILAEVETDKATMELESYDEGVLLYIGVKEKDSVPVNGVIAVIGEKGEDYEHLLNGAEDSKPKEESPKAEEKAAEPSKTEEPAEKIDVSDINAMVVTMPKMSDTMQEGTIASWLKKVGDEIKSGEIIAEVETDKATMELESYEDGTLLYIGVEAGDSVPVDGVIAVIGEKGADYETLLKAQKASSSEPEPEPKKEAAPEKSPETSESSKSNSEPVATSAPVTSDGERVKASPLAKKMAEEKGLDIRQVSGSGEGGRIVKRDIENFKPAAAPQAGASAAPAVGQESFTEEKVSQMRKVIAKRLAESKFGAPHFYLTMEINMDKAIEARKSMNEISPVKISFNDMVIKASAAALRQNPKVNSSWLGDKIRYNDHVHIGMAVAVEEGLLVPVIRFADSLTLSQISTQAKSLGGKAKNKELQPKDWEGNTFTISNLGMFGIEEFTAIINPPDSCILAVGGIKETVVVKNGEMKVGNVMKVTLSCDHRVVDGAVGSAFLLSLKSLLEDPIRLLV; from the coding sequence ATGGCCGAAATTATTAGAATGCCTAAAATGAGCGACACCATGGAAGAAGGTGTGATCGCTGCATGGTTGAAAAAAGTAGGAGATACCGTTAAGCCTGGAGATATCCTGGCTGAAGTAGAGACTGACAAAGCAACAATGGAGCTTGAGTCCTACGACGAAGGTGTCTTGTTATATATTGGGGTAAAAGAGAAAGACTCAGTTCCTGTAAATGGCGTTATCGCTGTGATCGGGGAAAAAGGGGAGGATTACGAGCACCTGTTAAATGGTGCAGAAGATTCTAAACCAAAAGAGGAGTCTCCTAAAGCAGAGGAAAAAGCTGCCGAACCAAGCAAAACAGAAGAACCTGCCGAAAAAATTGATGTTTCGGATATTAATGCCATGGTCGTAACCATGCCAAAAATGTCTGATACCATGCAAGAAGGAACAATAGCTTCTTGGTTGAAAAAGGTAGGGGATGAAATCAAATCTGGTGAAATCATTGCCGAAGTAGAGACCGATAAGGCCACTATGGAGCTTGAGAGCTACGAAGATGGTACTTTGCTTTACATCGGTGTGGAAGCTGGAGATAGCGTTCCTGTAGATGGCGTAATTGCTGTCATAGGAGAAAAGGGAGCTGACTATGAAACTTTGCTGAAAGCACAGAAAGCATCTAGCTCTGAGCCAGAACCAGAACCTAAAAAAGAAGCAGCCCCAGAAAAATCTCCAGAAACTTCCGAATCTTCCAAATCAAATAGTGAACCTGTGGCAACATCTGCCCCTGTTACTTCTGATGGTGAAAGAGTAAAAGCCTCTCCTTTAGCTAAGAAAATGGCTGAAGAAAAAGGTTTGGATATCCGACAGGTGAGTGGATCTGGTGAAGGAGGAAGAATTGTCAAAAGAGACATTGAAAACTTCAAGCCAGCTGCAGCGCCTCAAGCAGGAGCTAGTGCAGCACCAGCTGTAGGTCAGGAAAGCTTTACCGAGGAGAAGGTTTCTCAAATGCGAAAAGTCATTGCTAAGCGGTTGGCTGAAAGTAAATTTGGTGCTCCTCACTTCTACTTAACCATGGAAATCAACATGGACAAGGCGATTGAAGCGAGAAAAAGCATGAATGAGATTTCTCCGGTGAAAATTTCTTTCAACGATATGGTCATTAAGGCTTCTGCTGCTGCATTGCGTCAGAACCCAAAAGTGAACTCCAGTTGGTTGGGAGATAAAATCAGATATAACGATCATGTTCATATTGGAATGGCCGTAGCTGTAGAAGAAGGATTGTTAGTGCCAGTCATTCGTTTTGCAGACAGCCTAACTCTTTCTCAGATTTCTACTCAAGCAAAATCCTTAGGAGGTAAGGCCAAGAATAAAGAGCTGCAACCAAAAGATTGGGAAGGAAATACTTTCACTATCTCAAACTTAGGGATGTTTGGTATTGAAGAATTTACTGCGATCATTAATCCACCAGATTCTTGTATCCTAGCAGTAGGCGGGATCAAGGAAACAGTAGTTGTGAAAAATGGAGAGATGAAAGTTGGAAATGTGATGAAGGTAACCCTGTCTTGCGACCATAGGGTAGTAGATGGAGCTGTTGGCTCAGCCTTCTTACTTTCTCTGAAGAGTCTATTAGAAGATCCAATCAGACTGCTAGTCTGA
- a CDS encoding TetR family transcriptional regulator C-terminal domain-containing protein produces MTTAATKKSTKKDYKKIILDAFKSHVLEHGTAPKSIFKFARDIKLKEEEFYVWYSSFDAIKSAVWIEIFEETIKQISSEEVYNEYSAREKFLGFLFTWIEELKKNRSYLLSVYSSTSQKITALPKETSEFKARFKEFANDIILEGEETEEIAKRPYISEKYDEAMWIQLWFVFKYWLDDRSPRFEKTDAAIEKSVNLAFDLMGKSALDSFLDFAKFMYQSK; encoded by the coding sequence ATGACAACTGCCGCAACAAAAAAAAGTACTAAGAAAGACTATAAAAAAATCATTCTTGACGCATTTAAGTCTCATGTTTTAGAACATGGCACAGCTCCAAAATCGATCTTTAAATTTGCGAGAGACATTAAGTTGAAAGAAGAGGAGTTTTACGTTTGGTATTCCTCTTTTGATGCGATTAAATCAGCTGTTTGGATAGAAATTTTTGAAGAGACGATCAAGCAAATTTCTTCGGAGGAAGTTTATAATGAATACAGTGCAAGAGAAAAATTTCTTGGTTTTCTCTTTACTTGGATTGAAGAACTGAAGAAAAATAGATCTTATTTGCTAAGTGTCTATTCCAGTACAAGTCAAAAAATCACCGCACTACCTAAAGAGACCAGTGAGTTTAAGGCAAGGTTCAAAGAATTCGCGAATGACATCATTCTGGAAGGGGAGGAAACGGAAGAGATAGCAAAGAGGCCATATATCAGCGAAAAGTACGATGAAGCCATGTGGATACAACTTTGGTTTGTTTTTAAATACTGGCTTGATGACAGGTCTCCAAGATTTGAAAAAACAGATGCAGCGATAGAAAAGTCAGTCAATTTAGCTTTTGACTTGATGGGAAAAAGTGCATTGGATTCCTTTTTGGACTTCGCAAAATTTATGTACCAGTCTAAATAA